The Mangrovivirga cuniculi genomic sequence GATGCAGTGTGCTTCATCAATTGCGAGAAGAGAAACATCAGTTCTTTTCATTCTCTCAATAAATAACTTCGTATGTAACCGTTCTGGAGAAACGTATAAAATCTTAACAGCTCCCTGAACGGCATTTTCCAATGTGATATCAACTTCTCTCGATGACATCGATGATTGAATCGATGCCGCAGGTATTCCACGGCTTTTCAAAGCCTGAACCTGATCTTTCATCAATGCTATTAGAGGAGATACTACAACGGTCAATCCCGGTAATAAAAGTGCAGGTATCTGATAACATACAGACTTACCACCCCCTGTTGGTAATAGAGCAAGCACATCTTTACCAAACAATGCGGAAGAAATGATCTCCCGCTGTTTGGGCCGGAAATCATTATATCCCCAGTATTTACGAAGTATCTCTTCTGGAGTCATCTACCAGGTTAAAGGTTCTTTATTTAAAAATGAACTAATTCCTTTTTTACAATCGTCAGTAGCTCTTGCTTTTGCATTCATCTCTGAAGCATAGTTTAGGGCTTCGTCAAGAGAAAGATTCTGAACCTTGTGAATCATCTTTTTAGTTATGGAAATCGAATCCCCGGAATTAGTTGTATTTAATTTTTCAGCAAAAGACATCACGTAATCTTCCAGATCTTCAGCATCAATAACTTTATTAACTATCCCTATATTGGCTGCCTCCTCTGCTGAAATCAGATCTCCACTTAATAATAATTCTTTAGCTTTAGCCTCTCCTATTTTTCTGAGAAGAAAAACCAAAACCATAGCAGGAACGAATCCGATCTTCACCTCTGTATAGCCAAACTTTGCTTCCGGAACAGAAAAAGTAAAATCACATACATTGGCCAGGCCACATCCCCGGCAATTGCGTGTCCCTGAACACATGCTATGATTGTTTTTGGATAATCATAGATCATGTAAAAAAGTTCTTTCAGGTGATTAGAATCAGCAAGATTTTCTTCAAAAGTATTTGTTTGAAGGTCCTGAAGGTAGGCCAGGTCTGCACCTGCACAAAAAGCCTTCCCGCTCCCCTTTATTACTACAGTTTTTACCGAAGTCTCATCCTCCCAGGCTAAAAGCTGTCCTTTTAATTCTGAAACCAATTCCTGGTTTAGCGCATTTCGCTTTTCAGGTCTGTTTAAAGTAATTACTCCGGTACGTCCTTCAATATTAGTAACTATTGTTTTCATTTAGATAGGGTTAATGAGTGATATTCACTCAAAGTTAATCGCTTTATTCTTTTTTCCTTACCAGTGATTTCCTTTTCCGAAATTAAACTTTGGTTACCGATTAATATAATTGCATCGATAGAATTAATAAACCTTTCTTTCAAAAAATCATCATTTTGATCATTAAATAATATCAAATATGATTTCATGGTTCCCTCTTCATTAACATTCAGTATCAAATTCTTATTCGCATCCTCCTTACTATCTCTGATTTTTATCTCGCCTTCCCCATTATTATATCTATGTAATCCATCAAGGATGCCCTTTTTAAATCCAGTAAGACTTTCTTTTCCGGAATCCAATCGGTCTGCGATTCCATTCTTGCAATTAATCAACAAAACTTCATCCTGAAGTCTGACAAGTTGCAAAGGGTTGGTATTATTCTGAAGCCCGAAAATTATTCTCGAAAAAACTAAGCCTGTTAAAAGAAGAATAGAAATCGCAGTTGTGATCTTCTTTGATTTTTCGGCTATACAATTTACTAACAACAGAATCCCAATTGAAAATATCCCAAATTCGTAAACAGAAGGTTTTGGAAAATAAAGAATCCAATCTAAATCTGATAAAGAATCCATCACCCGGTGCTGGTAACTAATCAGCCAATCGACAATACCTGAGAGTACATCAATTTTGACATTTAATTTCCATAGAATAACCATTATCCAGCCTCCATATAAATATAAAGGTATCAAAATGGCCATAGGAATATTAATGAGTAATGACAATGGAGACCAGTAGCCAAAATGATAAAGCATCAATGGGAAGGTTGCGATCTGGGCAGCCAAACTAACATTTATCAATTTAAAAATATTATTCAACCAGTTAAACTGGCTTCCATAAAGGCTGTTTAATCGGGGGTACAATAATACAATACCCAGAACAGCAGCATAGGATAATTGAAAAGAAAGTCTAAAGAGATTCGCCGGATCGAAAAGGCATAAGAAAAAAGCCGATGCGAAAATACTGTTTATTACAGAATAGTTCTTATCGAGGCATTTTCCTACCCATATTAGAGTAAACATAAATGCTGCACGACAAACCGAAGGAGCAGATCCACTTAGTAAAGCATAACTCCATAAAACAAATATTCCGATAATAATTAAAGTCAGTCGAAAAAATGGAATCTTATCTTTAAAAGAAGCTATTAATTTATAAAGCCAAATCAACAACATAAAAACTAAGCCAACATGCATTCCGGAAACAGCCAAAACATGAAGTAAGCCTAATGTAGCGTATTGCTTTTCCAGTCTATCATCAAGTTCAGACCGGTCACCAAGTGACAGTGCATTGATTATGGCCCTGGAATCTTCTCTTTGTAAACCTAATTCGTTCTGAATAGCCTGCCTGATATCATATCTTAAACTGTAAATTCTATTTTTGATAGAATAGATTAATCCTTCTCTCCTTTCAATCAATTCTACCTCATGACTTTTAAGATATAATAGGCCCGTAAAACCTTCATTTAATAAATATTGCTGATAGTCAAATACTCCGGGAATCATCATTTTGTCAGGCATAAAAACCCGTCCTTTAACTTTGAGTAGGTCACCGGAATAAAATCGGTTAGACGCCGCTTGTTTTTCGATGTTTAATTTTATCCTGGACGAAGCAGGATCGCTCATTACCAATGCAGAAGCCTCAATTTTCGCTGTATTTTCTTTAGTGATGGATTCAATTTTGACGACATGTCCGTCACCCTCAATTTTGCGTAACTGAGTTCGGGTTTCTGAGGAAACAAACATGCCCGTTAAAAAAATAATTCCTAACCCAGCCAAAGAGATTAACCGGATTTTAACCCCTGTAGTAAAACTGAATTTAGGTACAAAACCAATTAGAAATACCAGTAAAACCAGGTAAAGAAAATCCTCAACACCGACAGAGTAGATCCCGGATCTTTCCAGTATAATACCGGTTATTAATGTTAAAAAGTATTTAAAGAAAGGTTGAAAGCGCAAATTTATATTCACGCCTGAAAATTAATAAGCTAATATATTAGAATGAAAAAATAGCCGTTTAAAAAGATGGTTTAGTCATTTTATAGTGCATGATATCGCATTCTTCGAATTGGTCGCCTTCTTTAGCAAACCCAAATCTACTATAAAGTGAAACTGCGGGTAATTGGGCATGAAGGTAAAGTTGCTTCCCTTCTGCCTCTGGTGTTTTCATAATATCCTGAAGTACTTCTTCAACAAGATGATGCCCTACTTTATGACCACGATATTCTTCAAGTACAGCAAAACGCTCCAGTTTGATACCATTTGAAGTGAACCTCCACCTGGCAGTGCCACAAGGTTTACCATCATAAAATGCCAGAAAATGCCTGCTTGAATCTTCAAATTCATCAAACTCATCATCAGGCTCAACGTTTTGTTCCTCAACAAAAACTTTTCTTCTGATTGCAAATACCTGGTCTAAATGACGATCTTCTGAAACGCGTTTTACTTCGATCATTTTTCAGTTTTCTTTTCTGTTTCCGATTTTTTCTTTTCGAAAGCTTTATCGTAGGCATCAATAATACTTCTAACAAGTTTATGCCTGATCACATCACCTCCATCAAAGTAAACAAATTCGATACCTTTTACATTCTTGAGAATTGACATAGCCTCCAGCAAGCCTGATCGCTGATTTTTAGGAAGGTCTACCTGAGAACGGTCCCCATTAATGATAAGCTTGGAATTAGGCCCCATCCTGGTCAGAAACATTTTCATCTGCATGGTAGTGGTGTTTTGTGCCTCATCAAGCAGAATAAAAGCATTATTTAGTGTCCGACCCCTCATATATGCCAGTGGTGCAATTTCTATTACCCGATTCTCCAGGTAATATGTCAGCTTTTCTGAAGGAAGCATGTCATCAAGGGCATCATAAATAGGTCTTAAATAAGGATCTATTTTTTCCTTTAGGTCACCCGGTAAAAACCCAAGATTTTCTCCGGCCTCTACAGCAGGTCGGGTTATAATTATTTTTTTTACTTCTTTATTTTTTAATGCTCTGACAGCAAGAGCAACAGAGATATAGGTTTTACCTGTACCCGCCGGACCAATGGCAAAGATCATATCATTATCCACGATCTTATCTACTAAAACCTTCTGATTTTTGGTTTTAGGCGTGACTTTAAATCCTTTGGTACCATATATTACAACTCCGTCAGTTGCTGCTGCAGCGACATTTTCTTCTTCCTTCTGAATGTACACGCGAACATTGTCAGACGTTACCTTACCATATTTATGATAGTGGGCCACCAGCGCATTAAGGATATCATTTATCCTTAATATTTCTGAAGTATGTCCTTTGATCTTTATTTCATTACCGCGAGATATTATCTTGCTTTTCGGAAAAGCTGCTGCGACTTCATTTATATTTGAATTATCGACTCCCAGAAAGTCAATAAGGGAGACATTTTCAAGCGTAATAGTTTTTTCTACCAAATGATTTTCAATTTATATAGTTCAATACTGAATACTAGGTAAAAATTTTTAGTTTTGCCACAACAAAATTAATCAATAATTTAAACCCTCGTATGGCAATAGTCACTTTTCTGTCAGATTTCGGTAACACTGATCATTACGTTGCAGCCGTAAAGGCTAAAATGCTTCGTGTAAATCCGGGTTTACAGATCATTGACATCTCTCATTCTGTGAGAAAACATAACCTTATTCATTGTTCATACCTACTGAAAAATGTTTTTAGAGAATTTCCTGCTGGTAGTGTTCACCTGGTCTGTGTTGCCGGAGGTCAGGAAGGCGATGGTGAATTTATTGCAGTCAAGCTGGAAGAACATTATTTTGTCGGTAGGGATAATGGATTATTTAGTTTGCTCTCTGACCATGCTTCGATGGGTGTGGTAGAATTAGCAAATAAAGCAGATCAGACTTTCCCTGAAAAGGTTGCTTTGGCCGAAGCTGCTGCCAGATTAGCCAGTGGAGAAACAATACATAATTTGGGACCACGTAAGCCAGAGATGAGAAAACTACTTAACAGGACATCCCGCGCTACAAAAAAGCAAATTCAGGGACATGTCATACATGTGGACCATTTTGGTAACCTTGTGACAAATATCCTCAAACAGGACTTTGATATCCTTACTAAGGAAAGGGGTTTCACAATTATTTTTGGCAGGGAAAAACACAATAAAATTTTTAAAAATTACAATGAAGTTGAGCCCGGAGAATGCTTTACCTTGTTTAACAGCGATGGTGTAATGGAGATTGGCATCTCTCAGGGAAATGCTTCCGAACTTCTGGGCCTTGATTTTGATAGTCCGGTGAACATCATTTTCGATGAATCCACCCCTTAGAAATCGGTTTACCTCATAAACCATACATTGCTAGCATTTGAAAATTAATTCATTTTTTTAGAAGCTCTCTGATAGACAAATTTGCGTAAGCTAAGTAAATAACTATGTCAGAGACTTTTTCACATATCATTCAGGACAACAGAATTAACGAAAAGCAAAATCTATCCCATCTTACAGAGCCGGTGGTGATACTTGATCAGGCCTGGTTTGAATTAACCGCAAAGCTGATCGAATCTACGGGTAAAAAGAATGAGATAAACAAAAAGCTTTTCTCTTTTGCATCTGAATTGTCGAGAAATATGTTTGTGAAATATTTCGAAGACAAAGAATTCAGCTTTTCAGATAAAAAGTTTACTATCTCAAGATACCTTAAAGACAGTGGGCTCGGTAATGTTGAATTATCAACCATCTCAGAAAAAGGAGGCGAAATAATTTCAACCACCTTGTGCAAGAGCTTTGATAAAGAGATCGATAAAGATTTTTTTAGCAATCCTTATGCCATGGGAGTATTGTGCGGAGGACTAAGTGCCGCTTATGATCTTGAGGAAGAAGAATCTTTTACTTATTCAAAAGTGTCTTGCAAATCGGCAGGAGACAGTTTCTGCTCATTTAAAATTGAGAGAATAAGTGAAGAGAACCCTTACTGTTATAATTCTCCGGAATGGGGTAGTTTTCAAATAGCTAATTCATTTACAGTTAATAATCATTTCGATATGATCACGGAGACAGCTATCTCACTTCCGTTTTATGGTGATCATAATGGCGAGATTCAGTGTTTAAATAACTCCTTAGTTAAAGTTTTTAGCAATTACCTGGCATTTTTCCCTTTCCTGATCTGTGAAATAGCTAAAACAGACTCTGAAGGAATGCCGGTATGTAAAAGATATAATAGATTAATATCAGATCTGTTTATTCATTTCTTCGAACATCTCTACAGGTCTGCAGAATGGAAAGGACTAACAATTGATTCTATTCATAAAAATCAGGATATGGCAGATTGCTTAATAGCATTCGTTAATGCCTTAGGTTATGGAAAGTTTATTCGCAAAAGCTACAAGGACAACACGGAGCTTTCTATTATCTGTATTAATAATTTTGAATCAAATTCACAGATCGGATCTAGGCTTATAGAGGATGAAGACCTGAGCAATTTATTTACGACAGGAATGCTCACCGGGCTGATGAGGTTCATTCAAAGTAAAAAAGATCAGAAAAAGCTCTTCAAACTGAATGGAATTGGTTTAAAATCCTTCAAAGCCGAACAATTATCTTCAAGAGTAAAAGGTGAAGATGAAGATATTTTTAGGGTTTACGCCAGGTAAACTGATGATATTGTCAGGTTAACGGATTACCTTTAAAACAAAAAATGCTAATAAGAATAGTCCGTATGAGCTTTGAACCTTCAAAGACGGAAGAGTTTGTTGAAATATTTAAGACCAGTCAGAATAAAATAAAGGCTTTCGAAGGATGTCAGCATGTTGAATTAATGCAGGACCTTGAACATCCGAATGTTTTTTCAACGTATAGTATCTGGGAAAGTGATCTGCATTTACAAAAGTATCGACATTCAGAACTTTTCAAATCAACATGGGCTAAAACAAAAATATTGTTTAACGGCAAACCTGAAGCTCACAGTTATAAAAAGAAAATAGAGTAACAGATCAAAAATTGTTTGATTTGTTTTGACGTTTTAAAAATCTTTAATCAGATTTGCAACCCGAACAAGCCAAAGTGGCGGAACTGGTAGACGCGCACGACTCAAACTCGTGTTCCTTCGGGAGTGAGGGTTCGATTCCCTCCTTTGGTACTAAAAGCTATCGGATATTCCGGTAGCTTTTTTTTATTCTTCCACATCTTTTTTCTATGATCCAGGTCATAAATAGGTAAGGGTCCTAGGCGCTATTTTTGTAAAAAAAACCAATGGTCCTTAAAAATATCATAATAAGAATTATACCCGCCCTAGGTCTTATTGCCCTTATAACAGGAATTTGGACCGGCTTACAACGTATGGGTTACTCTTTACCCATGATATCTCTTTCTGCAGCTTCTCTTCATGGACTTATTATGACAGGAAGCTTCCTGGGAACTTTACTTTCTTTTGAAAGAGCAATGATAAGTCGATATAAAATTTCATTGATCGTTCCAATTATCGCTGGAATTAGTGGTGTGTTCCTTCTTACAGGCCAAACTAATATTGGTCAGATTCTTCTATTAATCGCCAGTATCGGTTATTTGACCATTATTTTCCCTATTTATCTGAAATTCAATACACCAGATATTTTCTTCAATCTGGGAGGTCTCTGCTGGATATTGGGCAATGTATTAATTATGAAAACCGGATTGTTCCCTCAGGCTCTGCCCTGGTGGATCGGATTTTTATTTTTCACAATTTTCGCCGAACGCCTGGCTATTAGTCAGTTTTTAAAAAAATCTGTAGCTGCATCTGTTTTAAAATGGATAATCCTGGTTCTTTTCCTTTTAAGCCTGATGATACCATTTCACAATTCCGGCAATATTGTTTTTGGAATCACTTTAATACTAGCCTCTCTCTGGTTACTAAAGTTTGATATGGCGATTTTCTCTTTAAAAAAAGCTGGATGGCATCGATTCTCTGGCATTACCCTTCTTATCGGTTATGTCTGGCTGGGGATCAGCGGAATTCTTTTCCTATCTGATAAAATGGATCTATTTAATTATGATGCCAAGGTCCACACCTTTTACTTAGGCTTTGTCTTTTCCATGATCTTTGCCCATGCAACACATATTTTTCCTCCACTTTTAAAAGTAGCGGCACCTAAATTCAATCCAATTTTTTACATAATCCTGATTCTTTTTGAGGTCGCACTGATTACCAGAACTATTTCAGATCTTTTTCACCTTCCTGAAATTAGAATCTATTCAGGAATAGTTTCCGGGTCAGCGATACTCCTGTTTTTTGCTACACTTGGTATTATGACCTATCTTAAGCAAAAAGATAATTCTTAATGAATAAATCGGAAATTCCAAAATCCTGGGTTTATACTGCTTTCTTTCATCTGCTCATCGTAGCATTAATCGGGTGCTTATTAAGACTTATGTTTGTTTCTCCCGTTACCTGTGTTACTTACAAATATATCCTGCACGCACATTCACACGTAGCATTCCTGGGATGGGTATTTTCTGCCATTATGATTTTACTACTTAAAACATGGCTCCCCGGTTCTATTTCCAAATTCAGAAGTTTATTCTGGGCAATTCAATTTTCGGTGGTCGGTATGCTGATCACTTTCCCAATTAAAGGCTATTTTCTGTGGTCGATAATTTTTTCAACCCTACATATGGTCTTGGCGACAATATTCGCAATTCGCTTTTATTTAAAAACCAAATCAAAAATTCAAAAAGGTCGTACCTATGATCTAAAATTCATTTACTGGGGTTTTATTTTTATGATTATCTCTTCTATCGGACCTTTTGCCCTGGGTTATTTAATGGCTAATAACATGGGTGGATCGGATTGGTACAGCCTGTCAATTTATTTCTACCTTCATTTTCAGTACAATGGCTTTTTTACTTTCATTCTTATTGGACTTCTGATTTATTTTCTGTCTTCACGAGGAATTGATTTTTCCAAAAAGAAATTAAAATTGATTTTTTATTTAATGGTCATTTCGTGTTTTCTATCTTTTTTTCTATCGACGACATGGGTATGGAAAAACATATATGTTTATGCTATTAGTCTGATTTCTGGTATCCTTCAACTATATGCCTTTTTATTGATTATCACTGAATTAATTCGAAATGTTAAACCTAGCCGAACTAAATTTGGTCGCAGTTCAACCCTGTTAATCAGTATTTCACTGGTTATTTTAATGCTGAAAGGTATTTTGCAGCTGTTAACTGCATTCCCATATTTTGCAGAGCTGGCATTGGTATACAGGGAATTGGTCATCGGATATTTACACCTGGTATTTTTGGGCTTGATAACCCCATTATTATTTGCTTACCTTTTAATTCAAAAATCAATTATCGCTAATCTTTATTTTAGAATTGGTATCCTGATTTATTTTACTGCATTTATATTTACAGAAATATTGCTCTTTGGAGAGAGTTTATATCGCGCTTATTTTTCTAATTCCCTCCCCTACTATTTCGACCTTATTTTTGGGGCCTCTTGCCTTTTCCCCTTTGCAATCTTTATCATGCTTATCTCTCAACACTCTTCCATTATATTTTCGTATAAAAGACAAGGAAACAAGAAAGAAAAATGCCTTGGCCCAATATGATTCAAGTCATATAAAAGTGTGGATACAGGTCTTAGATTTAACTCCTGAAAGAGAGGGAGAATTTACCTTGCTGAACTTTAAAATTCCTGATTAACGAAAATAAAACCATCAATAATGAAATCTACCACTTCTATAGAAAACGAATCACTAAAATCATATCCTGAACCTGAAGTATCTGAAGCAAGTAAAAAGTATTTCAATGGAGATACTCTGGCTGCGGAAGTATGGAAAAATAAATATGCCCTAAAAAATGGTGAGGGTGAATATTTTGAAAGAACTCCGGATAATATGCATAAAAGGATTGCCAGGGAGTTCTCAAGAATTGAAAATAAATATCCGACACCATTAAAAGAAAAAGAGATTTATGCCTTGTTAAAAAATTTCAATTACATCATCCCACAGGGTAGTCCGATGGCCGGTATCGGGAATGACTTCCAGATCTCATCGCTATCGAATTGCTTTGTAATTGGTGTAGAAAACGATGCTGATTCATATGGAGCAATAATGAGTCTGGATGAAGAATTGGTGCAATTGATGAAAAGAAGAGGTGGTGTAGGATTAGATCTATCTTCCGTAAGACCAAAAGGCAGTAAAGTCCACAATTCGGCTTTAACTGCAACGGGAATCGTACCTTTTATGCATCGATTTTCTAATTCAACAAGAGAAGTAGCCCAGGGAGGCCGTCGGGGTGCATTGATGCTAACTCTTTCTTCAAAACATCCAGATGCGCTTGATTTTACAAAAGCCAAAAGGGATACTACTTCTGTAACAGGAGCAAACATTTCCTTAAAAGTAGATGACGAGTTTATTAAAGCAGTAAAAGACCACACTCAATATATTCAGCAATTTCCTTTAAATTCTGAAGACCCTAAACTGACAAAGAAAATTAAAGCTGAAGACCTCTGGGACGAGATAATAGAAGGTGCCTGGAAGTCTGCCGAGCCCGGAGTAATATTCTGGGATACGGTACAACGCGAATCACTTCCTGACAGGTATCACAAACATGGTTTCACCACTACATCAACTAATCCATGTGGTGAAATACCGTTATGCCCGTATGACAGCTGCCGGTTACTCGCTATAAACCTTTATAGTTATGTAAAAGAGCCTTTTACTGAAAAGGCAGCTTTTGATTTTGATCTCTTCAAAGATCATGTTCACAAGGCATTAAGATTAATGGATGACCTTGTAGACCTTGAATTAGAAAAAGTCGATAACATCCTGAAAAAAATAGAGTCAGACCCGGAACCTGATCAATACAAAAACAGGGAAAAGAAATTATGGACTAAAATCAGGAACAAAACAGCGAAAGGCAGACGTACCGGACTGGGAGTAACAGGCCTTGGTGATATGCTTGCCGGATTGGGTATTCAATACGGATCAGAAGCTTCCATCATCCTGGCGGAAAAAGTTCAAAAAACTCTGGCTCTTTCTGCATATTCCAGTTCCGTGAAACTCGCTGAAGAAAGAGGAGCCTTCCCGGTCTATGATGAAAATTTAGAGAAGGATCATCCGTTTTTAAACAGGATAAAAGATGAAGCCCCCGAGGTTATAGAAGGAATGAAGAAATTTGGCCGAAGGAATATCGCCATGCTTACCATTGCACCTACCGGATCGACCAGTCTTTTAACACAGACTACCTCAGGTATAGAACCGGTGTTTCGAATTTACTATACCAGGAGAAAAAAGGTCAATGATTCATCAGAAGTCACAGGAAAGCAATACTTCACCGATGAAAATGGAGATAAGTACGAAGAATTTGCAATCATTCATCACAAATTCAGAAACTGGTTAAGCTCCAAAGGCTTTACAGACGAAGAAATCACTCAATTAAAACCAAAAGATCTCGATAAGCTTATTAAAGATTCTCCCTACAGGCAGTCGAGCAGTGAACACATCGACTGGAAATCGAAGGTTAAGCTACAGGGTAAATTACAGAAATGGGTTGATCATTCGATTAGCGTGACTGTAAACCTACCGGAAAAAACCAGTCGTGAAGTGATATCCGGTTTGTACATGGATGCCTGGGAAGCTGGATGTAAAGGAATTACAGTTTACCGGGAAGGCAGCAGATCTGGAATCCTGGTTAGCGATGAAAGTAAAAAATCAACAGACTTCCAGGAGACGATAGCTCCAAAAAGACCTGAAATTCTTGATGCTTCTGTCATTCAGTTTCTGAATAATGACGAAAAATGGGTGGCAGTTGTCGGTTTATTAAACAATAAGCCTTACGAGATATTCACAGGTAGAGCTGATGACTCTTTTTCAATTTTATCTAAAGTCAAAAAGGGCAGAGTAATAAAAACCAAAGGAAAAAACGGCAAAAACAGGTATGACTTCCAGTATTTGGATGCCGACGGGTATAAGGTAACGATCGAAGGTTTATCCAGGACATTTAATGAAGAGTACTGGAACTATGCAAAATTAATCAGTGGTGTTTTACGCCATGGTATGCCACTAAAATATGCTGTAGAGATGATTGATGACCTCTACCTTGATGCCCCTACACTAAACACATGGAAAAACGGGGTTAAACGTGCTCTGCTACAATTCATTCCTGATGGTACCATACCAACTGATAATTTATGTCCGAATTGTAAATCACCTGCGATGAGCTATCAGGAATCATGCTTATTATGTAACAATTGCGGTTATAGTAAATGCGGTTAACCCTTCCAGGCTGTCAGTTTAAAACTGGTAGCCTAATTCCCACCCAATAATCATAAGAACAATCATTTGAGATCATGAGGAAGGTCATATCCATGCCCTGCGTGTGTTATTAATTTACACTCATGATCATTAATCCAGTAATATTAGAAAAATACGGTGCCAAACCGATTTTATTCAAAAAAGGTGAAATTCTTTTCAGAGAAAGATCCGAAGCAACGCATTTTTACCAGGTTGCCAGTGGAATAGTCAAAATGAATAATTTCAATGAAGAAGGGACTGAATTTATCCAGGGAATGTTTCATGAAGGAGAAAGCTTTGGTGAACCGCCTCTTTTTGGTGATTTTAAATATCCTTCTAATGCAGAAGCGGTAACAGAATCCGTTCTTTGGAAAATCCCCAAAGAAAATTTCCTCAACCTCCTCAAAGAAAACTTTGACCTGCATTTAAAATTCTGTTCGTTATTAAGTCAGCGTCTTCAGTTTAAGGCTATGATTGCCAAGGAGATTTCAACAAACACTCCTGAACACCGAATCCTGACACTCATTGAATATTTTCAAAAAAAGTCATCAAAGAATGCAAACTGTCCATTTTTTGAAGTTCCTTTTACCCGTCAGCAAATTGCAGATATGACCGGATTAAGAGTTGAAACGGTAATCAGAACGATCAAAGCCCTGACCAAGGAGAATAAGCTACAAATCATCAACAGAAAAGTTTTTTACCCAGCTGAAAAAGAACTGGCCTGATACCGATCAAGTACCAGGCCTGTTAGATTAAAAATCCTTTGCTTTACATTGCCAGGAAATTGTCCATACCGGACCGGCAACCCAAAGCAAGGAAAAAAACAATGAAATGATTATCCCCAGGGAAGTCCCAAAGAACTTATTAAATACTGCGCCTGTATATCCCAGCAAAGCAGATATATCAAGCTGTAACATCACTAATGTGCGACACAGGTCGATTGGGTTAATCACGGTCATTGCCAGTGAAAAAGTTTCTAAAGGGTATTCTTCAAATATAAATAATGACATGAGAAACAATCCATCATAAATAATGGCCATAAACAACCAGATGATAATGGCCAGTCCAAATCCTTTTATCTTGTTTGAATTTTTCATTGCCACCAAAAACGAAATTGCCAGGAAGGCCATAGTTAAAATTGATCCTGCGATTAGAATAGTCAGAAAATTAAGTATGGTATCGGCTCCACCAAATCCATAGAAAATAAACGGGATGGTGATTCCAGCGATAAAACTGATGACAATGGAAAATGCTAACCCAAAATACTCACCGAGAAAAATATCCCGTCTTTTTATAGGCTGAGCCAGTAATAGTTCGATAAAGTCTTTTGAATTATAATAATACATCACTCCAAAGAGCGTTCCGATAAGCGGACAAAGGATAATTACAATATTCATCAGGCTGGCAAGAGCTCTTGAAGAATCATTACTCATGTATAGTAAAGAAGAAGATGTAATCAGAAAAAACAGAAA encodes the following:
- a CDS encoding ComEC/Rec2 family competence protein, producing the protein MNINLRFQPFFKYFLTLITGIILERSGIYSVGVEDFLYLVLLVFLIGFVPKFSFTTGVKIRLISLAGLGIIFLTGMFVSSETRTQLRKIEGDGHVVKIESITKENTAKIEASALVMSDPASSRIKLNIEKQAASNRFYSGDLLKVKGRVFMPDKMMIPGVFDYQQYLLNEGFTGLLYLKSHEVELIERREGLIYSIKNRIYSLRYDIRQAIQNELGLQREDSRAIINALSLGDRSELDDRLEKQYATLGLLHVLAVSGMHVGLVFMLLIWLYKLIASFKDKIPFFRLTLIIIGIFVLWSYALLSGSAPSVCRAAFMFTLIWVGKCLDKNYSVINSIFASAFFLCLFDPANLFRLSFQLSYAAVLGIVLLYPRLNSLYGSQFNWLNNIFKLINVSLAAQIATFPLMLYHFGYWSPLSLLINIPMAILIPLYLYGGWIMVILWKLNVKIDVLSGIVDWLISYQHRVMDSLSDLDWILYFPKPSVYEFGIFSIGILLLVNCIAEKSKKITTAISILLLTGLVFSRIIFGLQNNTNPLQLVRLQDEVLLINCKNGIADRLDSGKESLTGFKKGILDGLHRYNNGEGEIKIRDSKEDANKNLILNVNEEGTMKSYLILFNDQNDDFLKERFINSIDAIILIGNQSLISEKEITGKEKRIKRLTLSEYHSLTLSK
- a CDS encoding GNAT family N-acetyltransferase; amino-acid sequence: MIEVKRVSEDRHLDQVFAIRRKVFVEEQNVEPDDEFDEFEDSSRHFLAFYDGKPCGTARWRFTSNGIKLERFAVLEEYRGHKVGHHLVEEVLQDIMKTPEAEGKQLYLHAQLPAVSLYSRFGFAKEGDQFEECDIMHYKMTKPSF
- a CDS encoding PhoH family protein; the encoded protein is MVEKTITLENVSLIDFLGVDNSNINEVAAAFPKSKIISRGNEIKIKGHTSEILRINDILNALVAHYHKYGKVTSDNVRVYIQKEEENVAAAATDGVVIYGTKGFKVTPKTKNQKVLVDKIVDNDMIFAIGPAGTGKTYISVALAVRALKNKEVKKIIITRPAVEAGENLGFLPGDLKEKIDPYLRPIYDALDDMLPSEKLTYYLENRVIEIAPLAYMRGRTLNNAFILLDEAQNTTTMQMKMFLTRMGPNSKLIINGDRSQVDLPKNQRSGLLEAMSILKNVKGIEFVYFDGGDVIRHKLVRSIIDAYDKAFEKKKSETEKKTEK
- a CDS encoding SAM hydrolase/SAM-dependent halogenase family protein — translated: MAIVTFLSDFGNTDHYVAAVKAKMLRVNPGLQIIDISHSVRKHNLIHCSYLLKNVFREFPAGSVHLVCVAGGQEGDGEFIAVKLEEHYFVGRDNGLFSLLSDHASMGVVELANKADQTFPEKVALAEAAARLASGETIHNLGPRKPEMRKLLNRTSRATKKQIQGHVIHVDHFGNLVTNILKQDFDILTKERGFTIIFGREKHNKIFKNYNEVEPGECFTLFNSDGVMEIGISQGNASELLGLDFDSPVNIIFDESTP
- a CDS encoding putative quinol monooxygenase, coding for MLIRIVRMSFEPSKTEEFVEIFKTSQNKIKAFEGCQHVELMQDLEHPNVFSTYSIWESDLHLQKYRHSELFKSTWAKTKILFNGKPEAHSYKKKIE